A part of Cottoperca gobio chromosome 4, fCotGob3.1, whole genome shotgun sequence genomic DNA contains:
- the lepr gene encoding LOW QUALITY PROTEIN: leptin receptor (The sequence of the model RefSeq protein was modified relative to this genomic sequence to represent the inferred CDS: deleted 1 base in 1 codon), translated as MTTTMVRSVMLTVLMHIFLVSHGVQCFQPEEGVSLHPGALDLPWQDELCCDSSSAHLTVEGDNTHAAETNRSVTNLPHYPLCSFRSSTTELHPPEPSVGTCLDIMCRIDENWEHLTCVLQSHGPPSTTLNPGLMTVNLQRLLYQQDDTEVKDGNTTSDNPVVCKAEDSFMCSAALDTRTSFVTVVTVSISDAIAPPVLLRIPARPVKPSPPVNLLHIQTIEAELILHWDDPSDFDTGPLRYEVRHSSNTTHLAWQVLSALEEPRLSLELKPLVNYIFQVRCSGLDKPPVWSEWSAPHYINLDTVSYIPKKLVARPGENVTVYCVFNDHSINASTAVWMLNLQQPLHRSQYHPVNQWVSQITVRSSETRMYDLLQCTQRSKIPYSLIYIEGASININCETNGDIDAMECSWNIKQLTDPKFRSSWSDLSCDVMEERERAGEKVGEMGPECVLFNTRKKTCTIQPLRMNCYKLWLEVTSHLGPIRSKPIYLSPLDHVKPHSPTNVKAVSQSRGVVMVTWDPPFLPIKGVKCQLRYQLPSAVRAQPEWKVQSPVPVAWAEVSVSDMCRVYVVQVRCMPTNAIGYWSEWSDSVYSTPQNSRVPEGGPDFWRTLQDDPYRNQTNVTLLFQPLQISGHSYCVDGFIVQYQALSGSVVREEIELVSSYSFEWNQVLQTVTVEAYNNLGSSTNNINMTLERQPKRRCVLSFSVSVINSTCVSLSWSLLDNTLVPLFMVVQWSPHRQQDSALHKGRSRETWARLRYTNRPIYLRGDFLDSEESGFHLYPVFADGEGEPMYATATRGDPQSYMMLSIITFLSIVLLVTLILSQNQMKKFVLKDVPNPNKCSWARGLDFKKADTFHHLFRPPEGLSAWPPLLPSENISKVVILDKIELLALTTALVQAPLVSLTPDAATAFSISLPLGFDSEVDPAQPMESEVLLGGASLALNLVRPQDALTSSSPGIDQLLLVDPPVDQPPGSNESSAQSLVTYATVLPSDLKQEQQPIHLHYKDGSGSSSSDEGNFSANNSDISGSFLGGLWELDTCRGGEMDDPRHSCSYNSVEELSETSEPEDEGEEEVRDEKDLYYLGMDFKAQDEETEEQREEDTNNELLKNVVSNREDCSVELHPLLGPEDSSELLSVSTCGFLPVYMPQFRTSLCMSQLAAQPQDGKPQP; from the exons ATGACCACTACAAT GGTTCGGTCTGTAATGTTGACAGTTCTGATGCATATCTTCCTGGTATCCCATG GTGTTCAGTGTTTTCAGCCTGAGGAGGGAGTATCTCTACATCCAGGTGCCCTGGACCTCCCCTGGCAGGATGAGCTGTGCTGTGACTCGTCTTCAGCCCACCTCACTGTAGAGGGAGACAACACGCACGCAGCGGAGACAAACCGCTCTGTAACAAATCTCCCACACTATCCCCTCTGCAGCTTCAGGAGCTCGACAACCGAATTACATCCTCCTGAACCCTCTGTCG GCACCTGTTTGGACATAATGTGCAGAATTGATGAAAACTGGGAACATTTAACATGTGTCCTTCAGTCTCACGGCCCACCGTCAACCACACTGAATCCTGGTCTTATGACAGTTAACTTGCAGCGTCTGTT GTACCAGCAAGACGACACAGAGGTGAAGGATGGGAATACTACATCTGATAATCCCGTCGTCTGCAAGGCGGAGGATTCATTTATGTGTTCAGCTGCTCTCGACACTAGGACAAGCTTTGTCACCGTGGTGACCGTCAGCATCTCCGACGCAATCGCTCCCCCAGTTCTCCTCAGAATTCCTGCCCGACCCG TGAAACCCAGTCCTCCAGTAAACCTGTTACATATCCAGACCATTGAGGCAGAACTGATTCTACACTGGGACGACCCGTCAGACTTTGATACCGGTCCGCTGAGATACGAAGTCCGACACTCTTCCAACACCACTCATCTAGCCTGGCAG GTGCTGTCTGCACTTGAAGAACCCAGGTTGTCTCTGGAGCTGAAGCCCTTAGTGAACTACATCTTCCAGGTTCGCTGCTCCGGCCTGGACAAGCCTCCAGTGTGGAGCGAGTGGAGCGCACCTCACTACATCAATCTGGACA ctgtgagtTACATTCCTAAGAAACTAGTGGCGCGACCGGGGGAGAACGTAACGGTGTATTGTGTGTTCAACGACCACAGCATCAATGCCAGCACGGCCGTGTGGATGCTCAACTTACAACAGCCGCTTCACCGCAGTCAGTACCACCCGGTCAACCAATgg GTCAGCCAGATCACAGTGCGTTCTTCAGAGACTCGGATGTATGACCTGCTGCAGTGCACTCAGCGGAGCAAGATCCCATACAGCCTGATCTATATAGAAG GAGCTTCCATCAATATAAACTGTGAAACCAACGGGGATATCGATGCTATGGAATGCAGCTGGAATATCAAGCAGTTGACGGATCCCAAATTCAGATCCAG CTGGAGTGACCTGTCATGCGatgtgatggaggagagggaacGAGCGGGGGAGAAAGTGGGGGAGATGGGGCCCGAATGTGTGCTGTTTAATACCAGGAAGAAAACCTGCACCATCCAGCCTCTGAGGATGAACTGCTACAAGCTGTGGCTGGAGGTGACGTCCCATCTAGGCCCCATCAGATCTAAACCCATCTACCTGTCGCCTCTAGATCATG TGAAACCCCACTCACCCACTAATGTGAAGGCCGTGAGCCAAAGCAGGGGGGTCGTGATGGTCACATGGGATCCTCCGTTTCTGCCAATCAAGGGGGTCAAGTGTCAGTTACGATACCAACTGCCCTCCGCAGTGAGAGCCCAGCCGGAGTGGAAG GTCCAGAGTCCAGTGCCGGTAGCGTGGGCAGAGGTCTCAGTGTCGGACATGTGCAGGGTGTATGTAGTACAAGTACGCTGCATGCCCACCAACGCTATTGGCTACTGGAGCGAGTGGAGCGATTCGGTGTACTCCACTCCTCAGAACAGCAGAG TTCCTGAGGGTGGCCCGGATTTCTGGAGAACCCTTCAAGATGATCCATACAGAAACCAGACTAATGTCACTCTGCTATTTCAG CCTCTCCAGATATCTGGGCACTCATACTGCGTGGATGGATTTATAGTCCAGTACCAGGCGTTGAGCGGCTCTGTGGTGAGAGAGGAGATCGAGCTGGTCTCCTCCTACAGCTTTGAGTGGAACCAGGTTCTCCAAACTGTGACTGTGGAGGCCTACAACAATCTGGGGAGCTCCACTAACAACATCAACATGACGCTGGAGAGACAGCCCAAAC GGCGCTGTGTGCTTTCGTTCAGTGTGTCGGTTATCAACAGcacctgtgtgtctctgtcctggAGTCTGTTGGACAACACCTTGGTGCCTCTGTTCATGGTGGTCCAGTGGTCTCCACACAGGCAACAGGACTCTGCTCTTCACAAAGGCCGGAGCAGAGAAACATGGGCCAGACTGCGCTACACCAACCGTCCCATCTATCTGAGAG GAGATTTCTTAGACTCTGAAGAGTCTGGCTTCCACTTGTACCCTGTGTTTGCGGATGGAGAAGGGGAGCCAATGTACGCTACAG CCACCAGAGGAGACCCT CAGTCCTACATGATGCTGTCGATCATCACCTTCCTCTCCATCGTCCTGTTAGTCACCCTGATCCTCTCCCAAAACCA GATGAAAAAGTTTGTGTTGAAGGATGTGCCCAACCCAAACAAGTGCTCCTGGGCCAGAGGACTAGACTTCAAAAag GCTGACACCTTTCACCACCTGTTCAGACCTCCAGAGGGCCTGTCAGCCTGGCCGCCGCTCCTGCCCTCTGAGAACATTTCTAAAGTCGTCATATTGGATAAGATTGAACTCTTAGCTCTGACTACAGCTTTAGTCCAAGCCCCACTTGTGTCCCTTACTCCCGACGCAGCCACTGCCTTCTCTATCTCCCTTCCTCTGGGGTTCGACTCAGAGGTCGACCCAGCCCAACCCATGGAGAGTGAGGTGCTCCTAGGTGGAGCTTCCTTAGCCCTGAATCTGGTGCGACCCCAAGATGCTTTAACCAGTTCAAGCCCAGGAATAGATCAGTTACTGCTAGTTGATCCCCCAGTGGACCAGCCCCCAGGCAGCAATGAGAGCTCTGCTCAGTCTTTAGTCACATACGCCACTGTGCTGCCTTCTGATCtgaagcaggagcagcagccCATTCATCTCCACTACAAGGATGGTAGCGGCAGCAGCTCAAGCGACGAGGGCAATTTCTCTGCCAACAACTCAGACATTTCTGGATCTTTCCTCGGTGGACTGTGGGAGCTGGACACCTGCCGAGGTGGAGAGATGGACGACCCGCGGCACTCCTGCTCCTACAACTCTGTGGAGGAGCTTTCTGAAACATCAGAGCCGGAAGacgaaggagaggaggaggtgagagacGAGAAGGACTTGTATTATCTAGGAATGGACTTTAAAGCGCAGGATGAGGAGAccgaggagcagagagaagaagacacaaaTAATGAGCTGCTTAAAAATGTAGTTTCGAACAGAGAGGACTGTTCTGTGGAGTTGCACCCTTTGCTCGGGCCTGAGGACTCAAGCGAGCTGCTGTCAGTGTCCACGTGTGGCTTTCTTCCGGTGTACATGCCTCAATTCAGAACTTCTCTGTGCATGAGTCAACTCGCAGCTCAACCACAAGACGGCAAACCCCAACCGTGA